GCCAGTGCCAATTCTTGTTCATTTGTCACCTCCGATTTTCCTTAAAGAGCGCCTTGGATCTTCATCCCAGGTGCGGGCACGTTAACATCTTTAACGATCATTTGCCAAGCGCGGCTGTCCGGAGCAGTTGTTCCAGCGCGGCGGCGCTTTTTTCCCAGGAATAGTTTTTTGCGCGGGCGAGGCCGGCGGCTGACAGGGAACGGCGCAGCGCTTCTTCGCGGCGGATGCAATCCATGGCTTCGGCCAGTTCGCTGGCGTTGTAGGGATCGACGAGCAGTCCGGCTGCGCCCACGACTTCGCCGAGCGACGAAGCGAAACTCGCGATGACCGGCGTGCCGCAGGTCATGGCTTCCAGGGGCGGCATGCCGAAACCTTCGTAGAACGACGGATAGACGAGCGCCAGCGCGGCGGCGTAAAGCGCCGGCCGGTCGCGGTCCGGAACGTAGCCGAGGAAGCGGATCCGGTCTTTGGCCGGCGAGGCGGCCGCGCGCCGCAGGATGCCGTCGTAGAGCCAGCCTTTGCCGCCGGCGATGACGAGCTCAGTGTCGCCGCCGAGTTTTTCGAACGCGGCGATGGCGCCGGTGATATTTTTGCGCGGTTCGAGCGTGCTGAAGACTAGAAAGAATTCCCGGTCCAGACCGTAGGTCCGTCTGACCGACTTCACGGCTTCTGCGCCGGCCGGGCGGAATTCCTCGCCGGCCGCGGGACTCACGACGGCGATGCGGTCAGCTGACAGCCCTAGCCAGTCGA
This genomic window from Patescibacteria group bacterium contains:
- a CDS encoding glycosyltransferase family 1 protein, translating into MRTIIDTRPMLEGQRSGVANYAARLVSALLDRAADPATAAYTLFCNASGRRYPADVPAAGPTIRHSFHAWPNRLLNLSVAAAGRPLIEELAGPADIVYLPNLNFVATRLPLVATVHDLSFVRYPEFFSAKQRLWHDLVRPAELLRRSAAIAAVSEHTKTDIIDWLGLSADRIAVVSPAAGEEFRPAGAEAVKSVRRTYGLDREFFLVFSTLEPRKNITGAIAAFEKLGGDTELVIAGGKGWLYDGILRRAAASPAKDRIRFLGYVPDRDRPALYAAALALVYPSFYEGFGMPPLEAMTCGTPVIASFASSLGEVVGAAGLLVDPYNASELAEAMDCIRREEALRRSLSAAGLARAKNYSWEKSAAALEQLLRTAALGK